A section of the Deltaproteobacteria bacterium genome encodes:
- a CDS encoding amino acid ABC transporter permease → MLEQFNLRVIGQYIPLFLKGLWATSWISGISIVLALLIGVVACGMRLSKKTFLQRLAGIYIESIRSTPLLAQLYFFYFGLPSLHVNLNEVQTGILALSLNSGAYVAEIVRAGIVSIPSGQTEAATAYGLSYLQRMRYVILPQALGVTIPALLGQFIVLVKDSSLVSLISVLELTRAGQLMASERFMPAEGFFTVAAFYLLIYFVLKHLSIWWQGRLIYMEGR, encoded by the coding sequence TTGCTCGAGCAGTTTAACCTCCGGGTCATCGGACAATATATTCCCCTGTTTCTCAAGGGCCTGTGGGCCACAAGCTGGATCTCCGGCATCAGCATTGTTCTTGCGCTGCTCATCGGTGTGGTCGCCTGTGGGATGCGGCTCTCGAAAAAGACCTTTTTACAGAGACTTGCCGGGATCTATATCGAATCGATTCGCTCCACGCCATTGCTGGCCCAGCTGTACTTTTTCTACTTTGGCCTGCCCAGCCTGCACGTCAATCTGAATGAAGTCCAGACAGGCATCCTGGCACTGAGCCTCAACAGCGGCGCCTATGTTGCAGAAATCGTCCGGGCCGGCATTGTGTCGATTCCCAGCGGCCAGACCGAGGCGGCCACAGCCTACGGCCTGTCCTATTTGCAGCGCATGCGCTATGTGATCCTCCCCCAGGCACTGGGCGTTACCATTCCAGCCCTGCTGGGGCAGTTCATCGTCCTGGTCAAGGACAGTTCACTGGTATCACTGATCTCTGTGCTCGAACTGACGCGGGCCGGCCAGCTCATGGCCTCCGAGCGGTTCATGCCAGCAGAGGGCTTCTTCACGGTGGCTGCCTTCTATCTCCTCATCTATTTTGTCCTGAAACATCTGTCAATCTGGTGGCAGGGCCGTCTCATCTACATGGAGGGAAGGTGA
- a CDS encoding amino acid ABC transporter substrate-binding protein, with the protein MKHLSRLFIILALVMGLALPAAADTVDKIVKRGELRVAVQTQGPPFSFVDKNGERTGSSVELCRLIAKEMGVKIKFLDYDWDGLIPALLSRKADMLAADMTATLKRALKVSFTDPFYVSKSVVFTKRENAGKYQTLEDCNKAGVRTAVLLGSTGETDAKRLLANTEIKPYKGGGPLLINAVISGKADIGVNDLSAIRGQMQNFPEGSIAILPIALSAQPLSFAVRPEDTHLRQWLNLFFLWIRSDGRLKQNLDYWVNSNRWRQDH; encoded by the coding sequence ATGAAACACTTGTCCAGACTGTTTATAATCCTGGCCCTGGTCATGGGGCTTGCCTTGCCCGCTGCTGCCGACACGGTGGACAAGATTGTCAAGCGCGGGGAGCTTCGAGTTGCGGTTCAGACACAGGGTCCTCCTTTTTCCTTCGTGGACAAAAACGGAGAGCGCACTGGAAGCTCAGTGGAACTCTGCCGCCTGATTGCCAAAGAGATGGGCGTCAAGATCAAGTTCCTGGATTACGATTGGGATGGTTTGATCCCGGCTCTCCTTTCCAGAAAGGCGGACATGCTGGCTGCGGACATGACTGCCACCCTCAAACGCGCTCTGAAAGTATCCTTTACGGATCCATTTTATGTGTCCAAGAGCGTGGTTTTCACCAAAAGAGAAAATGCAGGAAAGTACCAGACCCTTGAAGACTGCAATAAAGCCGGCGTGCGCACGGCGGTTCTCCTGGGCTCCACTGGAGAAACAGACGCCAAGCGTCTTCTGGCCAACACTGAAATCAAACCCTACAAGGGAGGCGGCCCCCTGCTGATCAATGCGGTAATTTCAGGCAAGGCAGACATCGGGGTCAACGATCTTTCCGCCATCCGGGGGCAGATGCAAAACTTTCCAGAAGGCTCCATTGCCATTTTGCCAATCGCCCTCAGCGCTCAACCCCTTTCCTTTGCTGTTCGTCCGGAAGACACTCATTTGCGGCAATGGCTCAACCTCTTCTTCCTGTGGATCAGAAGCGATGGCCGGCTGAAACAGAATCTCGACTACTGGGTCAATTCCAACCGATGGCGCCAGGACCACTGA
- a CDS encoding amino acid ABC transporter ATP-binding protein — MIVFKNVNKWFGSLHVLKDITLHIHPGEVVVVCGPSGSGKSTLIRCINQLEPIQQGEIYVDGMQVDKRSTNLTKLRSQIGFVFQQFNLYPHLTVLENVVLSPIKVKKLPRSEAEANARRLLERVGIPDKADAYPSQLSGGQCQRVAIARGLAMNPKIMLFDEPTSALDPEMIKEVLDVMVELAREGMTMIVVTHEMGFARQVAHRIFFMDDGQIVESNTPEAFFDHPEHERTRVFLSKILTHN, encoded by the coding sequence ATGATTGTCTTCAAAAATGTCAACAAGTGGTTCGGTTCTCTTCATGTCCTCAAGGATATAACATTGCACATCCATCCCGGTGAGGTGGTGGTTGTTTGCGGCCCCTCGGGTTCAGGGAAATCAACCCTTATTCGCTGCATCAATCAGCTCGAGCCGATTCAGCAGGGTGAAATCTATGTGGATGGCATGCAGGTGGACAAGCGGTCCACGAACCTGACCAAGCTTCGCAGCCAGATCGGTTTTGTATTTCAACAGTTCAATCTCTATCCCCACCTGACGGTGCTTGAAAATGTGGTGCTCTCACCCATCAAGGTCAAGAAGCTGCCGAGGAGCGAGGCTGAGGCAAACGCCCGCCGTCTTCTTGAAAGGGTGGGCATTCCAGACAAGGCGGACGCCTACCCCTCACAGCTTTCGGGGGGGCAGTGTCAGAGAGTTGCCATCGCCCGAGGCCTGGCAATGAATCCCAAAATCATGCTGTTTGACGAGCCCACGAGCGCCCTGGACCCCGAGATGATCAAGGAGGTGCTGGATGTCATGGTAGAGCTTGCCAGAGAAGGCATGACCATGATCGTGGTGACTCACGAGATGGGTTTTGCCCGGCAAGTCGCCCACCGGATATTTTTCATGGACGACGGACAGATCGTTGAGTCCAACACGCCGGAGGCCTTCTTCGACCACCCCGAGCACGAGCGTACCAGGGTGTTTCTGAGCAAAATACTAACCCACAATTAA